A window from Chitinophaga filiformis encodes these proteins:
- a CDS encoding outer membrane beta-barrel protein, which yields MKSMKLWILTMIAFLGVQTAFSQVRSPLSINVDYSIGQPLGSLKDYTDKTSFRGWRAGLQYQINDQLAVGLRSGYQQFYQRLPRAVYPTKSGDISAVQSRSLEVTPILATVQYQLTKPDKAIIPYVGLGVGTVNMLYNKYWGEFTDRDNSWQFAASPEVGINIPFGKGSPVLFNASVQYTYSPYKLQEITNYNVLQANVGLRVHLR from the coding sequence ATGAAAAGTATGAAGCTTTGGATACTGACGATGATCGCTTTCCTGGGAGTACAAACTGCTTTTTCACAGGTACGCTCCCCATTATCCATTAACGTAGATTATTCTATCGGGCAACCGCTTGGTTCCCTGAAGGACTATACCGATAAAACAAGTTTCCGCGGCTGGCGGGCCGGCCTGCAATACCAGATAAACGACCAGCTGGCCGTTGGTCTTCGAAGCGGTTACCAGCAGTTCTATCAGCGACTGCCACGCGCTGTATATCCTACCAAAAGCGGGGATATTTCAGCGGTACAATCCCGCTCACTGGAAGTAACGCCGATACTGGCTACTGTGCAGTATCAGCTAACCAAACCTGATAAGGCCATCATCCCATACGTGGGCCTGGGTGTGGGTACGGTAAATATGTTGTACAACAAATACTGGGGAGAGTTTACTGACAGGGACAACAGCTGGCAATTTGCCGCTTCTCCGGAAGTGGGGATCAATATTCCTTTTGGCAAGGGTTCTCCTGTGTTATTTAATGCCAGTGTACAATATACTTATTCACCATACAAGCTGCAGGAAATTACAAACTATAATGTACTACAGGCCAATGTAGGTCTGAGGGTACATCTGAGATAA
- a CDS encoding FAD:protein FMN transferase — MYTITDKTATVKQLLILLLFLCISAPAFAQQLVTVEGEAQGTYYIIKYLSDDTTSLQHAIDSVFADIDRSLSLYKPGSLINRFNEGNTVRMDQHMQVVVTRSLQISKATVGAFDITVKPLVDAWGFGVHKPAVQKIPAADTLQHILEHVGYRYLQVRGQQLRKKKKGVEIDCNGIAQGYTSDVMARLLEQQGIKNYLVDVGGELCSKGHNQHGKIWTVGIERPAADDNAYPVQELLTLDNRAVTTSGNYRRFFDQGGTRFAHSIDPATGEALHSNIVSVTVVARDAITADGYDNALILMGVEKGVSFIRQHPEYGLEAYFIYKDENGKIQERFSPGFEKMLIR; from the coding sequence ATGTACACTATAACGGATAAAACGGCCACTGTAAAACAACTGCTTATTTTGTTGCTTTTTCTCTGCATCAGTGCCCCCGCTTTTGCCCAACAACTGGTAACAGTGGAGGGAGAGGCACAAGGTACCTATTACATCATCAAATATCTTTCTGACGATACGACTTCCCTGCAGCACGCAATAGATTCCGTTTTTGCGGATATAGACCGGTCCCTGTCCCTGTATAAGCCAGGCTCTCTTATCAACCGTTTCAACGAAGGGAATACTGTTCGTATGGATCAGCACATGCAGGTCGTTGTGACAAGGTCATTACAGATCAGCAAGGCAACGGTAGGCGCGTTTGATATTACGGTAAAACCGCTGGTAGACGCCTGGGGATTTGGTGTGCACAAACCTGCCGTACAAAAGATACCTGCAGCCGATACCTTGCAGCATATCCTGGAACACGTGGGATACAGGTATTTGCAGGTGAGGGGGCAGCAACTCAGGAAGAAGAAAAAAGGTGTGGAGATTGATTGCAACGGTATAGCACAGGGATATACTTCAGATGTAATGGCCCGCCTGTTGGAACAACAAGGGATTAAAAATTATCTCGTAGATGTAGGTGGTGAATTGTGCAGCAAAGGGCATAACCAGCATGGTAAAATATGGACGGTAGGTATTGAACGCCCCGCAGCAGACGATAATGCTTATCCCGTACAGGAACTGCTGACGCTGGATAACAGGGCTGTTACCACCAGCGGTAATTACCGTCGTTTCTTCGACCAGGGAGGCACCCGTTTTGCACATAGCATAGATCCGGCTACCGGCGAGGCATTGCATAGCAACATCGTGAGTGTGACGGTAGTGGCCCGCGATGCGATCACGGCAGATGGATATGACAACGCATTGATCTTAATGGGCGTGGAAAAGGGGGTGTCATTTATCAGGCAACACCCGGAATACGGCCTGGAAGCATATTTCATTTACAAGGACGAAAACGGTAAAATACAGGAACGTTTTTCACCCGGCTTTGAAAAGATGCTGATCAGATAA
- a CDS encoding acyl-CoA dehydrogenase family protein, whose protein sequence is MLKDLFQSPDYFHVDDLLTEEHLMVRDAVRQWVKKEVSPVIEDACQQATFPAQIIKGLGELGCFGPTIPQEYGGGGMDHIAYGLMMQELERGDSGIRSTASVQGSLVMYPIYTFGSEEQKRKYLPKLATGEWMGCFGLTEPDFGSNPSGMITHFKDAGDHVILNGAKMWISNAPFAQIAVVWAKDDEGAIRGIIVERGMEGFSTPETKGKWSLRASATGELVFDNVRVPKENILPNVKGLKGPLSCLSSARYGIAWGVTGAAMDCYDTALRYAKERIQFDKPIAGFQLTQKKLAEMITEITKAQLMNWRLGVLKNEGKATPAQISMAKRNACEIATNIAREARRILGGMGITGEFPIMRHMMNLESVITYEGTHEIHLLITGQDITGLDAFH, encoded by the coding sequence ATGCTTAAAGACCTGTTTCAATCCCCCGATTATTTCCACGTAGACGATTTGTTGACCGAAGAACATCTTATGGTGCGTGACGCCGTACGGCAATGGGTGAAAAAAGAAGTATCGCCTGTTATCGAAGATGCCTGCCAGCAGGCTACCTTTCCTGCACAGATTATTAAAGGCCTGGGCGAATTAGGCTGCTTTGGCCCTACTATTCCACAGGAATATGGTGGCGGAGGTATGGACCATATTGCCTACGGACTGATGATGCAGGAGCTGGAAAGAGGGGATAGCGGGATAAGGTCTACCGCCTCCGTACAGGGCTCCCTGGTAATGTACCCGATCTATACCTTCGGCAGTGAAGAGCAGAAGCGTAAATACCTGCCTAAACTGGCTACGGGAGAATGGATGGGGTGCTTCGGACTGACTGAGCCGGACTTCGGCTCCAATCCTTCCGGTATGATCACCCATTTCAAGGATGCCGGCGACCATGTTATTCTCAACGGTGCTAAAATGTGGATCTCCAATGCTCCCTTTGCACAGATCGCAGTTGTATGGGCAAAAGATGATGAAGGCGCCATAAGGGGCATTATCGTGGAAAGAGGGATGGAAGGATTCTCTACCCCCGAAACAAAGGGAAAATGGAGCCTCAGGGCCAGCGCTACCGGAGAGCTGGTATTTGACAACGTAAGAGTGCCCAAAGAGAACATCCTCCCGAACGTAAAAGGGCTCAAAGGGCCGCTTAGCTGCCTTTCTTCTGCCCGTTACGGGATAGCCTGGGGAGTAACAGGCGCCGCGATGGATTGTTATGACACCGCCCTGCGATATGCTAAAGAGCGTATCCAGTTTGATAAACCTATTGCCGGTTTCCAGCTTACCCAGAAAAAACTGGCGGAAATGATCACAGAGATCACCAAAGCCCAGCTGATGAACTGGCGCCTGGGTGTGCTGAAGAACGAAGGGAAGGCCACGCCCGCCCAGATCTCTATGGCCAAGCGTAATGCCTGTGAAATTGCTACCAATATTGCCAGGGAAGCCCGCCGGATACTCGGGGGAATGGGTATCACCGGCGAATTTCCCATCATGCGCCATATGATGAACCTGGAAAGTGTGATCACCTACGAAGGCACCCATGAAATTCACCTGCTGATCACCGGCCAGGATATCACCGGACTGGATGCATTTCATTGA
- the pyrF gene encoding orotidine-5'-phosphate decarboxylase gives MNRQELVNLIKERQSYLCVGLDTDLHKIPRHLLSHPDPVFAFNKAIIDATKDLCVSYKINTAFYECMGIRGWESLQRTVEYIPSGLFTIADAKRGDIGNTSTQYAKTFFETYNFDAVTVAPYMGRDSVLPFLSFNEKWTIMLGLTSNEGSQDFQLQQSGDEYLYEKVMKAGMSWGTPDNLMFVVGATQTSQLGYIRQLVPDHFFLVPGVGAQGGNLQDISAQAMNKDCGLLVNASRSIIYAGNGEDFASDARAAALQLQQEMAECLEAKQTLANS, from the coding sequence ATGAACAGACAGGAACTGGTGAATCTGATAAAGGAGAGGCAATCTTATCTCTGTGTGGGATTAGACACAGATCTTCATAAGATTCCCCGCCATTTACTTTCTCATCCCGACCCGGTATTTGCTTTTAACAAAGCGATTATTGATGCAACAAAGGATCTTTGTGTATCCTACAAGATCAATACTGCTTTTTACGAATGCATGGGCATCCGCGGCTGGGAAAGCCTGCAACGCACGGTAGAGTACATCCCTTCCGGACTGTTTACCATTGCTGACGCCAAGCGTGGTGACATAGGCAATACGTCCACGCAATATGCCAAAACATTCTTTGAAACATACAATTTCGATGCAGTGACCGTGGCGCCATATATGGGGCGCGACAGCGTGCTGCCTTTCCTGTCCTTCAATGAAAAATGGACCATCATGCTGGGCCTCACTTCCAATGAAGGCAGCCAGGACTTCCAGTTACAGCAGTCCGGCGATGAATACCTCTACGAGAAGGTAATGAAAGCCGGTATGAGCTGGGGAACGCCTGATAACCTGATGTTTGTGGTAGGCGCTACCCAGACCTCCCAGTTAGGCTATATCCGTCAGCTGGTGCCGGATCATTTCTTCCTGGTACCAGGTGTTGGCGCCCAGGGAGGCAACCTGCAGGATATTTCTGCCCAGGCGATGAACAAAGACTGCGGTCTGCTGGTAAATGCCAGCCGTTCAATCATTTACGCCGGCAACGGTGAAGACTTTGCCAGTGACGCCCGCGCTGCCGCCCTGCAGCTGCAGCAGGAAATGGCAGAATGCCTGGAAGCAAAACAGACTTTGGCCAATAGCTAA
- a CDS encoding sugar phosphate isomerase/epimerase family protein yields the protein MKNYSGLIFLALFLCVLQSNAQVKVPQVGVATSRTNDSLLHAAGYDYIEENVQKLLSPAIPEDTFRVHLAQLKKMQCRVQACNVFFPGEIRLTGNNVNEQQVLTYVDGVMARAKQAGIGLIVLGSGGSRRLPDNYNKDTATLQFIGLCRKIAVVAGKYDCVIAIENLNSTETNFVNTLEEANHIVTAVHHPNFKLTADIYHMLKEHESPDMIKKAAKNLVHCHIAEREKRTAPGSTGNDVTPYIAALASIHYTGRISLECRWENMSQQVKPTLDYMHDQIKTAYKL from the coding sequence ATGAAAAACTATTCCGGATTGATATTTTTAGCCCTCTTCCTTTGTGTATTGCAATCGAATGCACAAGTGAAGGTCCCCCAGGTCGGAGTTGCTACTTCCCGCACGAATGATAGCCTGTTACATGCTGCCGGCTATGATTACATTGAAGAAAATGTACAGAAACTGTTATCGCCGGCCATACCGGAAGATACATTCCGCGTCCATCTTGCACAATTAAAGAAAATGCAGTGCAGGGTACAGGCATGCAATGTCTTTTTTCCAGGGGAAATAAGGCTCACCGGCAATAACGTCAATGAGCAGCAGGTACTCACCTATGTAGATGGTGTAATGGCCAGGGCCAAACAGGCTGGCATCGGGTTAATCGTATTAGGCAGCGGTGGCTCCCGCAGACTGCCGGACAACTACAATAAAGACACCGCTACCCTGCAGTTCATTGGCCTATGCCGCAAAATAGCCGTTGTGGCAGGAAAATATGACTGTGTCATTGCCATTGAAAACCTGAACAGCACAGAGACCAACTTTGTGAACACACTGGAGGAAGCCAATCATATTGTAACGGCCGTGCACCATCCGAATTTTAAACTGACGGCAGATATCTATCATATGCTGAAAGAACATGAGTCGCCCGATATGATCAAAAAAGCGGCGAAGAACCTGGTGCATTGCCATATTGCGGAAAGGGAGAAAAGAACGGCTCCCGGTTCCACCGGCAACGATGTAACGCCTTATATAGCTGCACTCGCAAGTATTCACTATACAGGCAGGATCTCCCTGGAATGCCGCTGGGAGAATATGTCGCAGCAGGTAAAGCCAACGCTGGACTATATGCATGACCAGATAAAAACCGCCTATAAACTGTAA
- a CDS encoding Gfo/Idh/MocA family protein, which yields MKSRREFLKNSLLTGAGVTLSAMGLPASSYARIMGANDRVNVGLVGFSDRARQALLPCFFNNNKELNFDLIAVSDIWNRRREEGKAFLQGKAGHDIKACVNNDELYKIKDLDAVIIATADFQHAFHTIEAVGNRMDVYCEKPFAETMDDARKALKAVKASGKIFQVGTQRRSGDSYHAANNFIKEGKFGPITMVEMTWNVNQPGRWRRPALVNEIRESDTDWQRFLASRPKDNWDPRKYLEYRLFWPYSSGIFGQWMTHQIDTVHWFSGLKHPRTAVANGGIYMWKDGRTNADTITAVFEYGPENDPTSGFQVAYSSRFSNSAGGTKEMYYSNGGTIDIDKNKISPTGGLTEREAQEMGLHANLLPEMTLASNETRTATGANTGGDPLTNAHMRNWMQSVRDRKPANAPIEAAYSHSIALIMANAAYRTGQKATFDETTQEVMVGGKPFIL from the coding sequence ATGAAATCACGTCGTGAATTCCTGAAAAATTCCCTGCTCACCGGCGCAGGTGTAACGCTCAGTGCAATGGGGCTGCCCGCCAGCAGTTATGCGCGCATCATGGGCGCCAATGACAGGGTCAATGTAGGACTCGTAGGATTTTCTGATCGTGCGAGACAGGCCTTACTTCCCTGCTTTTTTAACAATAACAAGGAGCTGAACTTCGATCTTATTGCAGTATCAGATATCTGGAATCGCAGACGTGAGGAAGGAAAGGCATTCCTGCAGGGTAAAGCCGGGCATGACATAAAAGCCTGCGTCAATAATGATGAATTATACAAAATAAAGGATCTGGATGCAGTGATCATCGCGACTGCCGATTTCCAGCATGCCTTTCATACTATAGAGGCGGTGGGCAACAGAATGGATGTGTACTGCGAAAAGCCATTCGCAGAAACCATGGACGATGCCCGTAAAGCGTTAAAAGCAGTAAAAGCGTCCGGAAAAATATTCCAGGTGGGTACACAGCGCCGCAGTGGCGACAGCTACCATGCTGCCAACAATTTCATCAAGGAGGGTAAATTCGGGCCTATCACTATGGTAGAGATGACCTGGAACGTGAACCAACCGGGACGCTGGCGCAGACCTGCACTGGTAAATGAGATCCGTGAATCGGACACCGACTGGCAACGCTTCCTGGCCAGCCGCCCCAAAGACAACTGGGACCCGCGTAAATACCTGGAATACCGCCTGTTCTGGCCCTATTCCTCCGGTATCTTTGGTCAGTGGATGACGCACCAGATCGACACGGTACACTGGTTCAGCGGTCTGAAACACCCACGCACTGCGGTAGCCAATGGTGGTATTTATATGTGGAAAGACGGCCGTACCAATGCGGATACTATTACAGCGGTATTTGAATACGGTCCTGAAAATGATCCTACCAGCGGTTTCCAGGTAGCTTACAGCTCCAGGTTTTCCAATTCAGCCGGCGGTACCAAGGAAATGTACTATTCCAATGGCGGTACGATCGATATCGACAAAAACAAGATCTCACCTACCGGCGGGCTCACTGAAAGAGAAGCCCAGGAAATGGGACTTCATGCCAATCTGCTGCCCGAAATGACACTCGCTTCCAATGAGACCAGGACGGCAACCGGCGCCAACACTGGCGGCGATCCGCTCACCAATGCCCACATGCGCAACTGGATGCAGAGCGTACGTGACCGCAAGCCGGCCAATGCGCCTATAGAAGCGGCCTATTCACACTCCATCGCCCTTATTATGGCGAATGCTGCCTATCGTACCGGCCAGAAAGCCACTTTCGACGAGACTACCCAGGAAGTGATGGTGGGAGGCAAACCTTTCATATTGTGA
- a CDS encoding Mrp/NBP35 family ATP-binding protein, whose amino-acid sequence MITTEQILKALSNVEEPDLGKDLVTLNMVKDIEIDGNKVKFTVVLTTPACPLKDLIRNACVNAIHHLVSKDAEVQVNMTANVNSNRKDGRGVLPNVKNIIVVASGKGGVGKSTVAANLALALSEGGAKVGLMDADIYGPSVPIMFGVRGERPMMETVEGKGMIVPLEKHGIKLMSIGSLIDEKQAVVWRGPMASSALKQFLTDVNWGELDYLVIDTPPGTGDIHLTLVQTVPVTGVVMVTTPQDVALADAKKGIAMFGGSQINVPILGLVENMSYFTPAELPNNKYYIFGKEGGKRLAEQLEIPFLGQIPLVQSIREGGDDGIPAMVGGDNATQLAFMGFASMVARNIAMRNANVPPTKIVEVFV is encoded by the coding sequence ATGATCACAACGGAGCAGATATTGAAGGCTTTGAGCAATGTGGAAGAGCCTGATCTGGGGAAGGACCTGGTAACGCTGAACATGGTAAAAGACATTGAGATTGATGGTAATAAGGTGAAATTTACAGTTGTCCTCACGACCCCGGCCTGCCCGCTGAAAGATCTGATCAGGAATGCCTGTGTGAATGCAATACATCACCTTGTTAGTAAGGATGCGGAAGTTCAGGTGAATATGACAGCCAACGTAAACTCCAACAGGAAAGACGGCAGAGGTGTATTACCAAACGTGAAAAATATCATCGTTGTAGCTTCCGGTAAGGGAGGCGTTGGTAAATCCACCGTAGCTGCTAACCTGGCCCTGGCACTGTCTGAAGGCGGCGCCAAGGTAGGACTGATGGATGCAGATATTTACGGTCCGTCCGTGCCCATTATGTTTGGTGTACGCGGTGAACGTCCTATGATGGAAACAGTGGAAGGTAAAGGCATGATAGTCCCCCTGGAGAAACACGGTATCAAACTGATGTCCATCGGGTCGCTGATAGATGAGAAGCAGGCAGTTGTATGGCGTGGCCCTATGGCCAGCAGCGCCCTGAAGCAGTTCCTCACAGACGTGAACTGGGGAGAACTGGATTACCTGGTAATTGACACACCTCCGGGCACAGGCGATATCCACCTGACCCTGGTGCAGACAGTACCGGTAACAGGCGTGGTAATGGTAACTACACCACAGGATGTAGCACTGGCAGATGCCAAGAAGGGTATTGCCATGTTTGGTGGTTCACAGATCAATGTACCGATCCTCGGACTGGTGGAAAACATGTCTTATTTCACACCTGCAGAGTTGCCGAACAACAAGTACTACATTTTTGGCAAAGAAGGTGGTAAACGTCTGGCAGAACAGCTGGAAATACCATTCCTGGGTCAGATACCGCTGGTACAGAGCATCCGCGAAGGCGGTGATGACGGTATCCCGGCGATGGTAGGTGGAGACAATGCCACCCAGCTGGCATTCATGGGCTTCGCCAGCATGGTAGCCCGCAACATTGCGATGAGAAACGCTAATGTACCGCCAACAAAGATCGTAGAGGTCTTTGTATAA
- a CDS encoding carboxypeptidase-like regulatory domain-containing protein translates to MNKKSTYILLFFLFFPFLLKAQLSQFKDSIIQISGITMTADSLRAVPAVSILVRGQHRGTISNSQGVFSIVAFKGDTLTFSAVGFKRKDFKIPMTLPGNNYSMIQLLVDDTTYLPVTIIKPYPTKEEFEKAFVSSDIPDDEYELARKNTEEARMRALSRYIPPDAREATNMYMNKQAQSLYYAGQQAPQNILNPLAWAQFIQAWKRGDFKSKNNNNYSYGY, encoded by the coding sequence ATGAACAAAAAGAGTACCTACATACTGCTATTTTTCCTGTTTTTTCCTTTCCTGCTGAAAGCCCAACTCTCGCAGTTCAAAGACAGCATTATCCAGATTTCCGGTATTACCATGACGGCAGACAGTTTAAGAGCTGTGCCGGCAGTAAGTATCCTGGTGAGGGGCCAGCACCGCGGGACTATTTCCAACAGTCAGGGTGTATTCTCTATTGTTGCATTTAAAGGCGATACCCTTACTTTCAGTGCTGTAGGTTTCAAGCGAAAAGATTTTAAGATCCCGATGACCCTTCCGGGAAACAATTACTCTATGATACAACTACTGGTAGACGATACGACCTATCTGCCGGTTACGATCATTAAACCTTACCCAACCAAAGAAGAATTTGAGAAAGCATTCGTCAGTTCGGACATCCCGGACGATGAATATGAGCTGGCGCGCAAGAATACAGAAGAGGCCCGTATGCGCGCACTTTCACGTTATATACCTCCGGATGCCCGCGAAGCCACCAATATGTACATGAACAAACAGGCGCAGTCGCTGTATTATGCTGGCCAGCAGGCTCCACAGAATATTCTTAATCCCCTTGCCTGGGCCCAGTTCATTCAGGCCTGGAAGCGGGGCGACTTTAAGAGTAAGAATAACAATAACTACAGTTATGGTTATTGA
- a CDS encoding 3-hydroxybutyryl-CoA dehydrogenase has protein sequence MQQIAVIGAGTMGNGIAHVFAQNGFKVNLIDVSGPALERALQTIEKNLDRQLAKGSITEDLKHQTLQNISTFTDLPAGVKTAELVVEAATENVDLKLKIFRELDMHTSPEAILATNTSSISITRIAAITQRAGKVIGMHFMNPVPVMKLVEIINGYATEQTVTAAIVTLSEQLGKVPCVVNDYPGFIANRILMPMINEAIYSLYEGVAGVTEIDTVMKLGMAHPMGPLQLADFIGLDVCLSIMRVLHDGFGNPKYAPCPLLVNMVTAGYLGVKSGEGFYRYEKGSKDLSVSERFAKAVNI, from the coding sequence ATGCAACAAATTGCTGTCATCGGCGCCGGTACCATGGGAAATGGTATTGCGCATGTATTTGCACAGAACGGTTTTAAAGTCAACCTCATTGATGTATCAGGGCCTGCACTGGAACGTGCCCTGCAGACCATCGAAAAGAATCTCGACAGGCAACTGGCTAAAGGGTCTATCACAGAAGACCTTAAACACCAGACCTTACAAAACATTAGCACCTTCACCGATTTGCCTGCAGGCGTAAAAACTGCTGAACTGGTAGTGGAAGCGGCCACCGAAAATGTTGATCTGAAACTGAAGATCTTCCGGGAACTGGATATGCATACGTCTCCAGAAGCCATACTGGCTACCAATACCTCTTCTATTTCCATCACCCGGATCGCAGCCATCACACAAAGGGCGGGCAAAGTCATCGGCATGCACTTTATGAACCCTGTACCGGTGATGAAACTGGTAGAGATCATAAATGGTTATGCTACTGAGCAGACTGTTACCGCAGCTATCGTGACACTGTCTGAGCAGCTTGGTAAAGTACCCTGTGTAGTGAACGATTATCCCGGCTTTATTGCCAACCGCATCCTGATGCCGATGATCAATGAGGCTATCTATTCATTATATGAAGGTGTGGCTGGCGTAACAGAGATAGACACTGTAATGAAACTTGGTATGGCGCATCCGATGGGGCCATTGCAGCTGGCAGATTTCATCGGCCTGGATGTATGCCTTTCCATCATGCGCGTACTGCATGACGGTTTCGGCAATCCGAAATATGCCCCTTGCCCCCTGCTGGTGAATATGGTCACCGCAGGTTACCTGGGCGTTAAAAGCGGCGAAGGATTTTACAGGTATGAGAAGGGAAGCAAAGACCTGTCAGTCAGCGAAAGATTTGCGAAAGCAGTTAATATTTAA
- a CDS encoding IMPACT family protein, whose protein sequence is MEVYFTIEKTATAEFKDRGSKFLAYAWPVKTVDQVKDCLQEVKKEHPKATHHCFAYRLGTDGLQFRANDDGEPSGTAGKPILGQIDSKQLTDVLVVVVRYFGGTLLGAPGLINAYKMSTAMVLQLIPVVQKNVEAKYRLSFDYTIMNEIMTVLKQQNCTIYMQELQLFCEMEIGIPKAVQELTLLKLNDIRGLEIKKI, encoded by the coding sequence ATGGAAGTTTATTTTACTATAGAGAAAACAGCAACCGCAGAATTCAAAGACAGGGGCAGCAAATTCCTGGCATATGCCTGGCCTGTAAAAACGGTAGATCAGGTAAAAGATTGTCTGCAGGAAGTGAAGAAAGAGCATCCCAAAGCTACGCATCATTGTTTTGCATACCGCCTGGGTACAGACGGATTGCAGTTCAGGGCTAATGATGATGGGGAGCCTTCCGGCACTGCCGGTAAGCCCATTCTGGGACAGATAGACAGTAAACAACTGACGGACGTGCTGGTGGTGGTAGTGCGTTATTTCGGGGGCACGCTGCTGGGTGCACCGGGACTGATCAACGCCTATAAAATGTCTACCGCCATGGTGTTACAGCTTATTCCGGTGGTACAGAAAAATGTAGAGGCAAAATATCGCCTGAGCTTTGACTATACTATCATGAATGAGATCATGACTGTGCTGAAACAGCAGAATTGTACGATATATATGCAGGAACTGCAGTTGTTTTGTGAAATGGAAATAGGCATTCCCAAAGCTGTGCAGGAGTTAACATTGTTAAAGCTGAATGATATCAGGGGGCTGGAGATAAAAAAGATATGA
- the ribD gene encoding bifunctional diaminohydroxyphosphoribosylaminopyrimidine deaminase/5-amino-6-(5-phosphoribosylamino)uracil reductase RibD: MDSSLDEFYMRRCLQLAKLGAGNVAPNPMVGAVLVHEGRIIGEGYHQLYGHAHAEVNCVRSVRPEDQALIPHATMYVSLEPCAHYGKTPPCAELIVARKIGTVVIGCVDTFSQVSGRGIAILEDAGITVRTHVLEAACRQLNERFFTFHEQQRPYIILKWAQSAAGYMAAADGSPLRISNSLTDRLVHRWRSEEMGILVGTNTAVADNPRLNNRYWTGKDPVRIVIDRTLKTPRHYHLWSGAAPTLFITAEAATQEGVTETVTADFEQPLLPQLMRLLHERRILSVLVEGGPYVLNAFIEAGLWDEARVIIGSHSLPDGVQSPVLPPSLLTGETLLDGDRILYYRNRKEGRV, translated from the coding sequence ATGGACAGCTCCCTGGATGAATTTTATATGCGACGGTGCCTGCAACTGGCGAAGCTGGGGGCAGGGAATGTAGCGCCCAATCCTATGGTAGGCGCTGTGTTGGTGCATGAGGGCCGTATTATTGGCGAGGGTTATCACCAGTTGTATGGTCATGCGCATGCGGAGGTGAACTGTGTCAGATCCGTCAGGCCGGAAGATCAGGCGCTGATCCCTCATGCTACCATGTACGTCAGCCTGGAACCCTGCGCACATTATGGCAAAACGCCCCCCTGTGCAGAACTGATCGTTGCCCGGAAGATAGGAACCGTGGTGATAGGATGTGTGGATACCTTCTCCCAGGTGTCAGGCCGGGGCATCGCTATACTGGAGGATGCCGGTATCACGGTGAGGACGCATGTACTGGAGGCCGCCTGCCGGCAGCTGAATGAGCGGTTTTTTACTTTTCATGAGCAGCAGCGCCCTTATATTATACTGAAGTGGGCACAAAGCGCAGCAGGGTATATGGCTGCTGCAGACGGATCGCCACTGCGTATTTCAAACTCCCTGACCGACAGGCTTGTTCATCGTTGGCGCAGTGAAGAAATGGGCATACTGGTAGGTACCAATACGGCCGTGGCAGACAATCCCCGATTGAATAACCGTTACTGGACAGGTAAAGACCCTGTCAGGATAGTGATAGACCGTACGCTGAAAACGCCCCGTCACTACCATTTATGGAGTGGGGCTGCCCCCACACTCTTTATCACAGCTGAAGCAGCTACTCAGGAAGGGGTAACGGAAACGGTTACCGCCGATTTTGAACAGCCGCTTCTTCCGCAGTTAATGCGGCTCTTGCATGAAAGACGCATATTAAGCGTATTGGTGGAAGGCGGGCCTTATGTATTGAATGCATTTATCGAAGCGGGGCTTTGGGATGAAGCCCGTGTTATCATTGGCAGTCATTCATTGCCGGATGGCGTGCAGTCGCCGGTATTGCCACCCAGCTTATTAACCGGAGAGACCTTGCTGGATGGCGACAGGATATTGTATTATCGTAACAGAAAGGAGGGAAGGGTATAA